The genomic segment TGACCTCggtcttttgcaaaattttgtttttgccacCAAATTAACTACTTCGACGGGAGCTCGCACAAAAGCGTACGTACTGTTTAACAGCAGAATGTTTATTTGTATATATTCGAATCGATTCCCCAGATAGCAATCTTTTCGTGCATTTACTGTCGACTAAAACGAAGGTGGCTacctataaatcgatttctcttcCTCGTTTGGAACTTTGTGGATCAGTTTTGGCATCGGAACTTTTGAAAGTGATCATGAACGTGATAGATTATGAATTTCGCCAGGTTTATTGGACGGATTCGACTATCTTTTTGTGGTGGCTTCGAAAGGCCTCTTCTACTTGGACTACATTTGTTGCCAAAAGTCTTTGGACTTAGATTCCGTCGCCAAACTCATGCTCACATCATTACCCTCAAAAAGGAATAACTGCTTCGGAATTTAACGAGGTTTGCACACTTTTGATAATCATCACTCAAAAGTCCATTTTGCAAATGAGTATAAACATTTGTTGGACAAGAAGCTCTTACCTACGTGTGCATTGGTTCCACTAAATCCTTTTCTTGACGATAGTGGAGTTGTACGTATGAATGGTCGTTTGGCGCAGCCACCCAATCTCTCCTACTCGGAACGGTATCctataatgttgttgttgtagcagtttattgtgttctatctttcgtctgcttgattctgttgagtgtcaagacccaggaagtCTGCgattaagatggggtgcgtgcacagggatctgggtctggacaggtgacgtgtatcgtgcggtccctggttacaatcgggacatacatcttgcacgtcggcatcaatcctagctctgtgggaattgaggcggctgcatctgccggaacgtaattgagccagaaccactctggtttgccgggggaggtcgatttcttcggttGCAATGgatggcggtcgttctccaaggactacattcacccggtagccaattaacgcgtctgctaccgtgtgtgcatgaatgttgttcagacccgctttgttgcttttcttttcttcgtGAACCGATGAATAAACATCTCACACCAGCTGGCCTTCCAAAATAACAAAACTGAAGTATGGCTTTATGTTTGAAATGATGAAACTGCTGGATATATTTATGTTGCTTGATatgtattttttgtattttaaatgtaAGGGTTGTAGatttgatgtgtgtgtgtgtgtttaaggtGTGAGATTACGTTAATGTGTTGTTTATTcactattaataaataaagattcaagttaaaatttacatttaacactttaaaactttaacaagttcaataaaaattacaacaaaaaatgcaaagcaCGACTTACATGTTTTTTTGGTATCACGAATGGAAAAGAACAAGTATTTGCCAGAAGGGcctatttatacaaaaaattggcttaaaaataaacaaaatgaagaTATGTCGCAAATTGGCTTGGGATATTTCAGCCATTGTACTTCATTGCTGACAGTTGCACCAGCATTTTGCAACAACAGGGTTACCGTCGAGCAGGGTTGCCCTCAAACGACATCCCCACCCCCGTGAACTGACCCAGAGGGGGAGGCTTCACCTTCACCAGCAGAGTCTTCAACGTCTAGTATGGCCAACTTGGAAACAGGACGGCGGTAGACACCCACATCTGTGCGCACTTCGGCTGAACGTGCTACACCATCTTTGCCGCGATGGAGCTCGATGACACGCCCTCTTTTCCATTGGCTTCTTGGAAGATCTGGgtcacaaataaaaacaaggcaGCCCACGTCCAACGGTTGTGATGGCAAACACCATTTCGTCCTTCTCGTCAGCTCAGGAAGATATTCACGCAGCCATTGATGCCACATGCCGTTCTTTAAGTTCTGCACCACACGCCACTGCTTTCGAAGACACATCAATCTGGGCTCATATGGTGCCGGAGTTTGGGTTGAATTAGTGCACCCAAGCAGAAAATGATTCGGGGTCAATGGTTCCGGGTCTTCGGGAGTCACATGTAGATGAGTCAAGGGTCTCGAATTGATGATGTTCTCTGCTTCGATTAGAAACGATTTTTGGAGCCTGCTCCTTCAACATGATGTACAATGCCTTCTTCACGGACTGCACAAGCCGTTCCCATACGCCGCCTTCACTTGGATTCAACGGAGTGTTGAATATCCATTTGATGCCCAGTGCCGTCAAACCTGAAGAGAGACTATTAGTATCCAAAAACATATCAATACCTTGTAATTCCTTTGCTATGCCAACAAAATTGGTCCCGTTGTCGCTTCTTATGGATACAGGGACACCTCTTCTATTAATGAAGTTGCGGATACACATCAGGCAAGCATCGCTGGATAGGTCTGTGGCAATCTCCAGGTGGATGGCACGGGTTGTAAAGCAGGTAAAAAGAGCAACCCACCTTTTCTCACGTTGACGGCGGATTCCAACACTTACTGGGCCAAAATAATCAAGTCCTGTGTATGTGAAGGCTCGAACGTATGGGGTCACCCTCTCCATCGGTAAGGCAGACATCTGGGGTTGACGTGGCCTGGCTCGACGAAGTTTGCAGGCGGAACAGTGGCTCTGGATGCTGTTTAATAGTTGACGCAGTGATGGCACCCAGTACTTTTGACGTATTTCGCTCATAGCAGTGGCAGTGTTGATGTGCAGGAACTTTCTGTGGTAGAATTCCACCAATAACCTGGTGAACCGATGATTTTTCGGCAAAATTATGGGCTGCCTGGCTTCCAGATTCAAAAAGGCAGCATTTTGGATTCTCCCAGACGCACGAATTAAGCCATCTTGGCCAACAAAGGGATTCAGCGACAATAATTGGCTGCTTTGGCTCACTGAGTGTTGTTTTTTCAGGTCCTCAAGTTCGTCTTCGTATTGTTGACGTTGCACATGACGGCACAGATAAGACACGGCATTCTCTTCTTCTTCCAGCGACAGATCACACAAGAACAACGCCTCACCTTTGATTTTACGCCTCATGTTTTGCACATACCGGAACACCCATGCCATAGCCCGTTTCAGCCTTCTGTAATTGGAAAAATTATCAATATTTGGAATGCACCAACATACCTTCTGAGCCACCAGAACTCTGTGCTTGGATCGCAGTTCTGAGCCACTTTCATCCTTTTTCATTTGATTGTGCACCTCACTCGGCCAATACGATTCCGCCTTCCGCAAAAACGTTGGTCCATTTTTCCAACGTCCTTCGGGTTCATATGGCTTGAACAGTTTTGAGCGAGTTCCTTCGTCTGCAGTGTTCTCGTTACCAGGGCACCACCTCCATTGTTCAATGCTGCTGCCGTCCAATATCTCAGCCACACGATTTGCCACATATTGCTTGTATTTTCGGTGATCTGACCGAATCCACTGTATCACCGTAAAAGAATCTGACCAAAAGAAAACATTATTAACACAGCACAAATGGTTTTTTAATATGGCCTCTTTCATTCGAACGCCCATTACAGCAGCTTGCAATTCCAGTTTTGGTATTGTGTGATACCGTGTCGGGGCACAGCTTTTTTTGCCCATTACAAACATCACTTTAACACCACTGACACTTACCACTCTCCAATATGCCACAACTGCCATAGCCTCTTCGCTTGCATCCACAAAGACATGTAGATCAACATTGCTGCTGCTAAAACCACCGGCGTAACATCTTGGAATCTTAAATTCCACCAATCTCGATAACTGCTCCAACCAGTACTTCCACTGGCTATAAATTTCTGACGGCAATTGCTCGTCCCAACTTACCCCACATTTCCAGACCTTCTGCATTAGCACCTTTGACGTCACCATAAAGTCGCACAGGAATCCGTATGGGTCGTATACGGACATATTTAGGCCGAGCATCTCCCTTCTTGTTGGCacctttataaaatttaatatatttttgtccaCTTTGGCCAAAcgcaaatgaaaacaaaaatcatctGTCTTTGGTGCCCAATGAATACCGAGTACCCGTTCTATGCTGTCACCAAAAAGAAAGTTGCCACTGTTCTCGCCATTGCCAGGATTATTACCACATAGTATTGCCACTCGTTCACTGTTGGATATTATGTTGCGAAGATGGAAACCACCGGATTTATGGATCCTTACCACTTCGCGAACAACATTAAGGGCTTCATCTTCAGTTTCGAAACAATCGACATAATCATCCACATAATGACGTTCGATGATACCATTTACGGCTCTTGGTGACTTTTCGATGTATTTTGTCGCATTTTTATTCTTGACATATTGGGCAATGGTTGGTGAACAGGTGGCTCCAAAAATAAGCCTTTCCATAACATAAGTGTCCACAGGCTGATCAGGATTGCCATCTCTCCACAGAAATCTTTGGCTATCTTGGTCTTTCCTGGCAATGGCGATCTGGTGAAACATCTCTTGTATGTCACCACATACAGCAATGGGGGATTCtctaaatttaaaaagaattgaAATTAATGAGTTATTAATGTCAGGACCAGGAAGTAAGGCTTTGTTTAATGAGAAGTTCATAACCTCGGCCGCCGCATCAAAAACCAGCCgaattccttttttatttggatttagTACACCAAAATGGGGCAAATAAAAGGTCCGTTCGCGCATTATAGATTTTTCTTCATCCGATAATTTACGGCAATATCCTTTTTTAACATAATCTGCTATTTTATCGCAATATTCCATTTTATACTCACTGTCTTTTGCCATCTTACGTTCCACAGAGTACAAACGATTCAAAGCCATGTTGTATGAGTCAGGGATCGGTCTCACATCTTCTCTCCACAACAACGAACATTCATATCGGCCATTTACTTGCTTTGTGTTTGTTTCCAATATGCCCATTGCTCTCTCATCTTCTTTGGATTTTATAGGTTTCACGGGTATTTTGGTTCCAAGGGTCTCCACATCAAAATAACCACGCATCATATCGCTCAACTCCTTCAAAACATCATTTTGGTACACACACTTCCTTACGTGTAAAGCCCTCTTTATGTTTGTTGGTTCTTCACCAggaattggtccatatataacAGCGCCTAATCTGGTGGTTGACACAATGGGTCCAAATTCGGATAAAAGTGTAGGCGTCTCAATGGGAACTGTTAGGAAGGAATGGGTTAAGCTTAAAATCATTTTTGGTTGAATATTAGAATAATCCCGCATATTTAAATTGGCGattttgtcacttttttggGATTTCATAAAATGAGCTATGTGGCAACTCTGTACTGGCAATGACATATCCGATGAAACGTAAACATTGgaaagtaagtattttctgttaAATTGGCCAACTCCACTGATGGTCACGCGAATTTTTTCCGTTTTCTGTGTTACGCGGTGAGTATTAAGCCATTGCAGCTCCAAGTGCTCAGGTTCTCCATGGAGTTCAAGTTCTCGTGCTATTTCCAGATCCAGCATAGAAACGTTGGCGCCGTCGTCAATAAAGGCGTAAGTGCTTATTGTTTTGTGCTGCCCATACAAAGTTATGGGTAAAATCTGGAAAAGCACATTATCGGGAGAATGAGCTGCATGGCAATTTCGTCTTTCGGTTTGTGGTCGTTGTGCTTCGGACGTGACCGTGCGGTTATTTTGTGTCCCACCCGTCGTGGACAAATGAGTTGGCTCGGTCGCTGGCTCCGGTTGTGA from the Stomoxys calcitrans chromosome 1, idStoCalc2.1, whole genome shotgun sequence genome contains:
- the LOC131995356 gene encoding uncharacterized protein LOC131995356 isoform X1; this encodes MSNCQDQPRRTSSRSTKGTPPARYQQYVSEMSVNHSPKSDTPAKSQQRQPQLQPMDGTTHVNTINPPSQLQHQKTAANSPAGTSKPVNEVGEFMKQMRVQMEQMQRQMQVMQSEYIASTKKMQAQLVNTAKQVETQLANQMTLTSALPTSTLPQPPSNMPEPILPTSQPSLPPPNQSQYQPPQNLLQQPPQLSPLQQQVYQPTPQYPPPSRSINSDMSVHNSYPQSFISVPHKKIYPLPTFSGLPEEWQTFYEAYESTTAEFGYNSLHNIMRLRDAIKGRARETVESLLGNSANVDTIIRTLLETFGRPEQLIRSQIEKVRAIPPLANDNLEALVNFANKISNMATFVKNVKGDHHLSNPSLLSELVAKLSTSRQMQWDEKCLQLQQPATIVDFAEWLSVLRRLANIVHDTLPSTSTNAASNRRHFAATAPPPNRKYFNVTVSQCPVCKGECTNIKHCTEFLNMSIDKRWNTIKGLKICFCCLKRGHQVKFCHTKRRCGVNDCPKPHNNLLHSTLSQSQPEPATEPTHLSTTGGTQNNRTVTSEAQRPQTERRNCHAAHSPDNVLFQILPITLYGQHKTISTYAFIDDGANVSMLDLEIARELELHGEPEHLELQWLNTHRVTQKTEKIRVTISGVGQFNRKYLLSNVYVSSDMSLPVQSCHIAHFMKSQKSDKIANLNMRDYSNIQPKMILSLTHSFLTVPIETPTLLSEFGPIVSTTRLGAVIYGPIPGEEPTNIKRALHVRKCVYQNDVLKELSDMMRGYFDVETLGTKIPVKPIKSKEDERAMGILETNTKQVNGRYECSLLWREDVRPIPDSYNMALNRLYSVERKMAKDSEYKMEYCDKIADYVKKGYCRKLSDEEKSIMRERTFYLPHFGVLNPNKKGIRLVFDAAAEVMNFSLNKALLPGPDINNSLISILFKFRESPIAVCGDIQEMFHQIAIARKDQDSQRFLWRDGNPDQPVDTYVMERLIFGATCSPTIAQYVKNKNATKYIEKSPRAVNGIIERHYVDDYVDCFETEDEALNVVREVVRIHKSGGFHLRNIISNSERVAILCGNNPGNGENSGNFLFGDSIERVLGIHWAPKTDDFCFHLRLAKVDKNILNFIKVPTRREMLGLNMSVYDPYGFLCDFMVTSKVLMQKVWKCGVSWDEQLPSEIYSQWKYWLEQLSRLVEFKIPRCYAGGFSSSNVDLHVFVDASEEAMAVVAYWRVVSVSGVKVMFVMGKKSCAPTRYHTIPKLELQAAVMGVRMKEAILKNHLCCVNNVFFWSDSFTVIQWIRSDHRKYKQYVANRVAEILDGSSIEQWRWCPGNENTADEGTRSKLFKPYEPEGRWKNGPTFLRKAESYWPSEVHNQMKKDESGSELRSKHRVLKAETGYGMGVPVCAKHEA
- the LOC131995356 gene encoding uncharacterized protein LOC131995356 isoform X2, which encodes MSNCQDQPRRTSSRSTKGTPPARYQQYVSEMSVNHSPKSDTPAKSQQRQPQLQPMDGTTHVNTINPPSQLQHQKTAANSPAGTSKPVNEVGEFMKQMRVQMEQMQRQMQVMQSEYIASTKKMQAQLVNTAKQVETQLANQMTLTSALPTSTLPQPPSNMPEPILPTSQPSLPPPNQSQYQPPQNLLQQPPQLSPLQQQVYQPTPQYPPPSRSINSDMSVHNSYPQSFISVPHKKIYPLPTFSGLPEEWQTFYEAYESTTAEFGYNSLHNIMRLRDAIKGRARETVESLLGNSANVDTIIRTLLETFGRPEQLIRSQIEKVRAIPPLANDNLEALVNFANKISNMATFVKNVKGDHHLSNPSLLSELVAKLSTSRQMQWDEKCLQLQQPATIVDFAEWLSVLRRLANIVHDTLPSTSTNAASNRRHFAATAPPPNRKYFNVTVSQCPVCKGECTNIKHCTEFLNMSIDKRWNTIKGLKICFCCLKRGHQVKFCHTKRRCGVNDCPKPHNNLLHSTLSQSQPEPATEPTHLSTTGGTQNNRTVTSEAQRPQTERRNCHAAHSPDNVLFQILPITLYGQHKTISTYAFIDDGANVSMLDLEIARELELHGEPEHLELQWLNTHRVTQKTEKIRVTISGVGQFNRKYLLSNVYVSSDMSLPVQSCHIAHFMKSQKSDKIANLNMRDYSNIQPKMILSLTHSFLTVPIETPTLLSEFGPIVSTTRLGAVIYGPIPGEEPTNIKRALHVRKCVYQNDVLKELSDMMRGYFDVETLGTKIPVKPIKSKEDERAMGILETNTKQVNGRYECSLLWREDVRPIPDSYNMALNRLYSVERKMAKDSEYKMEYCDKIADYVKKGYCRKLSDEEKSIMRERTFYLPHFGVLNPNKKGIRLVFDAAAEVMNFSLNKALLPGPDINNSLISILFKFRESPIAVCGDIQEMFHQIAIARKDQDSQRFLWRDGNPDQPVDTYVMERLIFGATCSPTIAQYVKNKNATKYIEKSPRAVNGIIERHYVDDYVDCFETEDEALNVVREVVRIHKSGGFHLRNIISNSERVAILCGNNPGNGENSGNFLFGDSIERVLGIHWAPKTDDFCFHLRLAKVDKNILNFIKVPTRREMLGLNMSVYDPYGFLCDFMVTSKVLMQKVWKCGVSWDEQLPSEIYSQWKYWLEQLSRLVEFKIPRCYAGGFSSSNVDLHVFVDASEEAMAVVAYWRVILLR
- the LOC131996980 gene encoding uncharacterized protein LOC131996980 translates to MSEIRQKYWVPSLRQLLNSIQSHCSACKLRRARPRQPQMSALPMERVTPYVRAFTYTGLDYFGPVSVGIRRQREKRWVALFTCFTTRAIHLEIATDLSSDACLMCIRNFINRRGVPVSIRSDNGTNFVGIAKELQGIDMFLDTNSLSSGLTALGIKWIFNTPLNPSEGGVWERLVQSVKKALYIMLKEQAPKIVSNRSREHHQFETLDSSTCDSRRPGTIDPESFSAWVH